A genome region from Thermococcus gorgonarius includes the following:
- a CDS encoding ribonuclease J: MKITVYDGATTIGGSKIHLEEDNNGIFLDFGMNFAKYARYYEEFISERPSRGIHDLWRLGLIPRLNVYRRDLIPADILEEVRQSPKVPVNAVLISHAHLDHVGNIALLDEKVPIVGSPTTMIILKALRETSRGSHMGMELPYYALRKPSDSNPYVLEANRKLKYYASRDIFLTEKLPEEGMLFLTWRANVELAENPNKVNYIRGSNVSLVEDQDLGFEIRAYPVDHSIFGAVAYIVEGDVSVAYTGDFRLHGKNADKTKEFIRAAESAQVLITEGTRAGRGEDVNVSEEEVYQNAKAIVDDAKGLVVADFSARNFERLESFKKIAEETGRQLVVTTKDAYFLHALGLIDGQNHLKGLRVYRNSKAKVEKWEEWVFINYPEIGITPEELRREQENYILCFSFYDMPHLLDVMPDGGVYIYSSSEAFTEEQTFSFLRLWNWLQYFRFEVHGFSVDADGKPTFEKGLHASGHISKEELEEVINDIDPDVLIPVHTESPDWFEERWSEKVVLLKDGESFEV; encoded by the coding sequence ATGAAAATAACCGTCTATGATGGGGCCACCACCATTGGAGGTTCAAAAATCCACTTGGAAGAAGACAACAATGGCATCTTTTTGGACTTTGGCATGAACTTCGCAAAATATGCCCGTTATTATGAAGAGTTCATAAGCGAGAGGCCCTCCCGCGGAATACATGACCTCTGGAGACTCGGCCTGATACCAAGGCTCAACGTTTACCGGAGAGACCTTATTCCGGCTGATATCTTGGAAGAGGTCCGGCAATCCCCAAAGGTGCCTGTCAACGCAGTTCTGATAAGTCATGCCCACCTTGATCACGTTGGAAACATCGCACTCCTTGATGAGAAAGTCCCGATCGTTGGCTCTCCAACCACAATGATAATCCTCAAGGCTTTGAGGGAGACAAGCCGGGGGAGTCACATGGGGATGGAGTTGCCTTACTATGCCCTAAGGAAGCCCAGCGACTCGAACCCCTATGTTCTCGAAGCCAACAGGAAGCTAAAGTACTATGCCAGCAGAGACATTTTTCTAACCGAAAAGCTCCCGGAGGAGGGGATGTTATTCCTTACATGGAGGGCCAATGTTGAACTGGCAGAAAACCCCAACAAGGTGAACTACATACGGGGGAGTAACGTTTCCCTAGTTGAGGACCAAGATCTCGGTTTTGAAATCCGCGCTTATCCTGTGGATCATTCAATCTTCGGCGCCGTCGCCTACATCGTTGAAGGAGACGTCAGCGTCGCGTACACCGGAGACTTCCGTCTTCACGGAAAGAACGCGGACAAAACAAAGGAGTTCATCAGGGCCGCGGAAAGCGCTCAGGTTCTGATAACCGAGGGCACGAGGGCCGGAAGAGGAGAGGACGTGAACGTTTCGGAAGAAGAAGTTTATCAGAATGCAAAAGCCATCGTGGATGATGCCAAAGGGCTTGTAGTGGCCGATTTCTCGGCTAGAAACTTCGAGCGGCTAGAGAGCTTCAAGAAAATTGCCGAAGAAACTGGCAGACAGCTGGTAGTGACCACGAAGGACGCATACTTTCTCCACGCTCTGGGCCTGATAGACGGGCAGAACCACCTAAAAGGTCTGAGAGTTTACAGGAACTCCAAGGCAAAGGTTGAGAAGTGGGAGGAATGGGTTTTCATAAACTACCCCGAGATCGGGATAACACCCGAAGAGCTTCGTAGGGAACAGGAAAACTACATCCTCTGCTTCTCGTTCTACGACATGCCGCACCTCCTGGATGTGATGCCCGATGGAGGGGTTTACATCTACTCCTCGAGCGAGGCTTTTACGGAGGAGCAGACCTTCAGCTTTCTGAGGCTCTGGAACTGGCTCCAGTACTTCCGTTTCGAGGTTCACGGGTTCAGCGTTGATGCCGACGGAAAGCCCACCTTCGAGAAGGGGCTCCATGCGTCTGGCCACATCTCCAAGGAAGAGCTGGAAGAGGTCATCAATGATATTGACCCGGACGTTTTAATCCCGGTGCACACGGAAAGCCCAGATTGGTTTGAAGAGAGATGGAGTGAAAAAGTCGTTCTCCTGAAGGATGGAGAAAGTTTTGAGGTGTAA
- a CDS encoding EVE domain-containing protein yields MENLAKYWIETSGPPTIDYIGKILVSPADKGYWKNMEKVSKGDIVYHYITSKGPEPARRSFIGKSTVKEPAVQYDLDGMLDYVQSIIGENWDSRWEEFAKNRWGDYETFYIVELENFQRFSPPIPLKILKGVFRPTPMYLRSAPMKLVTMLEKGI; encoded by the coding sequence ATGGAAAACCTAGCCAAATACTGGATCGAAACTTCTGGACCTCCCACAATTGATTACATCGGGAAGATTCTCGTATCCCCCGCGGATAAGGGATACTGGAAGAACATGGAGAAGGTTTCCAAAGGAGACATCGTTTACCACTACATAACCTCAAAGGGCCCCGAGCCTGCGAGAAGAAGCTTCATAGGGAAATCCACGGTCAAAGAACCTGCGGTACAATACGACCTTGATGGAATGCTAGATTATGTACAGTCAATAATAGGCGAGAACTGGGACAGCCGGTGGGAAGAATTCGCGAAGAACCGGTGGGGTGACTATGAGACATTTTACATAGTCGAACTGGAGAATTTCCAGAGATTCAGCCCACCAATCCCACTGAAGATCCTAAAAGGAGTCTTCAGACCCACTCCAATGTATCTTAGATCCGCCCCGATGAAGCTTGTAACGATGTTAGAAAAGGGGATTTGA
- a CDS encoding nucleotidyl transferase AbiEii/AbiGii toxin family protein, which produces MPDESLLMEIRKNERRGFARFVSRKTKIKSVDLVEWDYIIHTILKELERDPLFKENYVFKGGTCLVKCHLGYYRFSRDLDFAYRQGDELREMSRSRLKKFLNEETGRIAEILKCVARDLGLEFQYNSHSDFNNHRYFSFLLGPGWFREIILYSPLREKIKIEVNYAERLAFRPKTLKAHTLLSWKRVELTPKEYERYVEFLGNYYPVSLVAYSDREILVEKVRALLTRKEFKLRDLYDLYKLHQRGLKVSHYRNEIADKVRTYLALSSTASQNLGSSIEALQKGKFLVDIEPEIDRDIGLIVEPFSKEEFLNFVEELRFELGNLIDELKDLIEVETNG; this is translated from the coding sequence ATGCCCGATGAGTCCCTTCTCATGGAGATTCGGAAGAACGAAAGAAGGGGTTTCGCCAGGTTTGTATCGCGAAAAACGAAGATAAAATCCGTAGACCTCGTGGAGTGGGACTACATAATCCACACAATCCTCAAGGAGCTTGAGAGGGATCCTCTCTTCAAGGAGAACTACGTCTTCAAGGGAGGAACATGCCTTGTTAAATGCCACCTCGGTTATTATCGCTTCAGCAGGGATCTCGACTTCGCGTACCGGCAGGGCGATGAGCTTAGAGAGATGAGCCGAAGCAGGCTGAAAAAATTCCTGAACGAAGAAACGGGCAGAATTGCGGAGATCCTGAAGTGCGTGGCCAGGGATCTGGGCCTTGAATTCCAATACAATAGTCACAGCGACTTCAACAACCACAGATATTTTAGCTTTCTCCTTGGCCCCGGCTGGTTTAGGGAAATAATACTCTACTCTCCCTTGAGGGAGAAGATAAAAATAGAGGTAAATTACGCTGAAAGACTAGCATTCAGGCCAAAGACTCTAAAGGCCCACACCCTCCTGTCATGGAAGCGTGTTGAACTCACACCAAAGGAGTACGAGAGGTACGTTGAGTTTCTCGGCAACTATTATCCCGTTTCCCTAGTGGCTTATTCTGATAGGGAAATTTTAGTTGAAAAAGTTAGGGCCCTTCTAACAAGAAAAGAGTTCAAGCTCAGGGATCTCTACGACCTTTACAAGCTTCACCAGAGGGGTCTCAAGGTAAGCCATTACAGGAATGAGATAGCGGACAAGGTCAGGACTTATCTCGCATTAAGTTCCACGGCATCTCAGAACTTGGGAAGCTCGATAGAGGCTCTACAAAAGGGGAAGTTCCTTGTGGATATCGAACCAGAGATAGATCGGGATATTGGTCTCATCGTTGAACCCTTCTCAAAGGAAGAGTTTTTGAACTTCGTTGAGGAGTTACGTTTTGAACTTGGCAATCTCATTGACGAATTGAAGGACTTGATTGAGGTGGAAACCAATGGCTGA
- a CDS encoding type IV toxin-antitoxin system AbiEi family antitoxin domain-containing protein — protein MKPIIQFLLAEFGGKAITREELERLASSFNEDLDYLVNYLIQYGYVIRILRGLYYVKTPVEFSTGGSPSIYRLLALGMDRLTRNWYFGLFTALILNGLTHETYTTVFVINDRIARPKPITVNGISVRIIRSRKNIFDFGIVVRDSLRFSDLEKTLLDFLYFANYGTIPKSLALRIWEEYQDRASKDKLQKYLRRYPRSIRKVVENAR, from the coding sequence ATGAAGCCTATCATTCAGTTCCTGCTTGCAGAGTTTGGGGGGAAGGCGATAACCCGCGAGGAACTGGAGAGACTGGCCTCCAGCTTCAATGAGGACCTTGACTATCTGGTTAACTATCTGATTCAGTACGGTTACGTCATTCGCATATTACGGGGCCTCTACTACGTGAAAACACCTGTTGAGTTTTCAACAGGAGGTTCTCCTTCGATCTACCGACTTTTGGCTCTGGGAATGGATAGACTAACGAGGAATTGGTACTTCGGCCTCTTCACGGCCCTGATTCTGAATGGCCTCACCCACGAAACCTACACGACGGTCTTCGTGATAAATGACAGAATAGCGAGGCCAAAGCCAATCACCGTGAATGGAATCTCTGTTAGAATAATCCGGAGCAGGAAGAACATTTTTGACTTTGGAATCGTTGTCAGAGACTCCCTCAGGTTTTCAGACCTTGAGAAGACCCTCCTGGACTTTCTCTACTTCGCCAACTATGGCACAATACCAAAGTCACTTGCTTTGAGGATATGGGAAGAGTATCAGGACAGGGCCAGCAAAGATAAACTTCAGAAGTATCTGAGGAGATATCCCCGGTCGATAAGGAAGGTGGTTGAGAATGCCCGATGA
- a CDS encoding Eco57I restriction-modification methylase domain-containing protein — MGVVVMMSIESKDVAEKAGLIESLLTNLEAETTTDDAMDIFREIFEHWGFDREDYEIERDDLDEFVDENTGELRIISIAHSTLNFYVIYAETWKDTLKYRQKLVKNLLKFTSYSSDISFANFILVLDVKENPKSQKHKYWKLIIPIYQRKLESAKLNVYVIDPEEKKFRTLAANMAKVALELSKHDTLSASLIKDALNRYMLIRPLTEEFFREYKKNYYELKNWIKERYGHKLRALCPEDYLLTGESTEIPKAKREEIFVERAAKTFAHTLFNRLMFVYFLQKKGWIVDLSTLRKDLKDEVDVKNFVRWLHDQYEEYGGNFYRDYLRTLFLYAMNRPRKGYSRRNIEEIKAIPSPVVRDVFIYGVPYFNGGLFSPVEMAGVNLDEVITEIDDKLMTEIVMGFFEAYNFTVTEETPYEVEVAVDPAMLGKIYESLIAEEEQVESEEERRASGIFYTPRSEVDFMCRMAVYEYLERNTKLDKDVLMKFVFTPSYEWNPKDLSWEQIDALEKALNDVKVVDPAAGSGAFLVGMYHLLIELHEKLTEDSVVTYKKKLEIIRDNIYGVDIKDWAIRVAKLRLWLALIEGEGKLPNEPILPNLETKLAVGDSLAPPHFVLKIGGKKKVVEIPLAKFRESLKLLWAKKGASEAIVAYKELVKKYYLGERIDGKSVTLKDIERAKWGALQEFLERALEEELKAKEKKEVKLLLEAVKNEDFSALEKPPFIWELDFPDVMLEKRGFDIVIANPPYVRQEKIYPEYYDLAEFQMLPKKEQEKLKKDYKNKIKAHMETILKEKFLYPGDPSLPGRSDLYAYFFIQSVNLLNPNGSLVFITSNSWLDVDFGKALQEFFIRATYLKAVIDYTKRSFEQADVNTVITVLTRKPSKLFNLIDEKSFTNFVLLKVGFEGVDRRLVSKILEPHFDQKGIEVFGGIVHSYEDDDVRVRSVKTVELAKMGGFKIQPFLVGTYTLQGEYKGMKWGGILIRAPRIFYVILDKGRGKLVKLGEIAEIKYGIKTGINDFFYVEPIKDPVKFPKCSICGKTHEDDPLLVPVKNPRGWEGYIEKEFLVPVLKSPREIKKLAVEPSTLSTRLFLCPKSKEELKLEGKVHALSYIEWGEKQTSKGHQGKQAKGVPFPQISSVQGRRYWYDASNSIKYFDFVCNRFFNDRFFFAYFTERIPIDQTFYGAVVKGREKNPDDFLFQIALLNSTVEVLIASFFGRTGLGEGVLQYALYEMEDLISLNATEMKLSPSQKHIVIQAFEQMANRPIKSIFEELGLPKPNRDLSNINPEDVSLDKVLPDRRELDRVIFEALGLTEEEQLEVYKAVVELVKARLVKAKTFSKKKGKR; from the coding sequence ATGGGAGTGGTTGTCATGATGTCCATTGAGAGTAAAGATGTTGCTGAAAAAGCTGGACTTATTGAGTCTCTTCTCACGAACCTCGAAGCTGAAACCACAACTGATGACGCTATGGACATTTTCAGAGAGATTTTCGAGCATTGGGGCTTTGATCGCGAGGATTATGAAATCGAAAGAGATGACCTCGATGAATTTGTTGATGAAAACACAGGGGAGCTCAGAATAATCTCAATTGCTCATTCTACCCTGAACTTCTACGTTATTTATGCTGAAACTTGGAAGGACACTCTTAAATATCGCCAGAAGCTCGTGAAGAACTTGCTGAAGTTCACTTCCTATTCATCCGACATCTCCTTTGCCAACTTCATCCTGGTTCTCGATGTAAAAGAAAATCCCAAAAGCCAGAAACACAAATACTGGAAGCTTATCATCCCAATCTACCAGAGAAAACTTGAGAGCGCAAAGCTCAACGTCTACGTAATCGACCCAGAGGAGAAAAAGTTCAGAACGCTGGCAGCGAACATGGCCAAAGTCGCCCTTGAGCTCAGTAAGCATGATACACTCTCCGCCAGCTTAATCAAGGACGCACTGAACAGATACATGCTCATTAGACCCTTAACCGAGGAGTTCTTTAGAGAATACAAGAAAAACTACTACGAACTTAAGAACTGGATTAAAGAGAGGTATGGCCACAAACTTAGGGCTCTTTGTCCTGAAGATTACCTTCTAACCGGTGAATCCACCGAGATTCCTAAGGCCAAGAGAGAGGAAATTTTCGTTGAGAGGGCCGCCAAGACATTCGCCCATACTCTCTTCAACAGGCTGATGTTTGTCTACTTCCTCCAGAAGAAGGGCTGGATAGTCGATCTCAGCACCCTTAGAAAGGACCTCAAGGATGAAGTGGATGTTAAGAACTTCGTCAGGTGGCTCCACGACCAGTATGAAGAATACGGTGGAAACTTTTACCGCGATTATCTTAGAACCCTCTTCCTCTACGCCATGAACCGACCGAGGAAGGGATACAGCCGCAGAAACATCGAGGAAATCAAGGCTATTCCCTCCCCCGTTGTTAGAGACGTCTTCATCTACGGGGTTCCCTATTTCAACGGTGGACTCTTCAGTCCGGTTGAGATGGCAGGGGTGAACCTCGACGAAGTTATCACGGAAATTGATGATAAACTTATGACTGAAATCGTTATGGGGTTCTTTGAGGCCTACAACTTCACTGTCACGGAGGAGACCCCCTACGAGGTCGAGGTCGCCGTCGATCCAGCCATGCTCGGCAAGATCTACGAGTCTCTAATTGCCGAGGAGGAGCAGGTCGAGAGCGAGGAAGAGAGAAGGGCCTCGGGGATATTCTACACCCCAAGGAGCGAAGTTGACTTCATGTGCAGGATGGCGGTCTACGAGTACCTCGAGAGGAACACTAAGCTTGATAAAGACGTCCTCATGAAGTTCGTGTTTACTCCTTCCTACGAATGGAATCCAAAGGATCTTTCATGGGAGCAGATAGATGCCCTTGAGAAAGCGCTCAACGATGTTAAAGTGGTAGACCCAGCCGCTGGAAGCGGTGCCTTTCTCGTTGGAATGTACCACCTCCTCATAGAGCTCCACGAGAAGCTCACCGAGGACAGCGTGGTAACCTACAAGAAGAAGCTCGAAATCATAAGGGACAACATCTACGGCGTCGACATAAAGGACTGGGCGATAAGGGTGGCAAAGCTCAGGCTCTGGCTGGCGCTCATCGAAGGTGAAGGCAAGCTTCCTAACGAGCCAATCCTACCCAACCTCGAGACAAAGCTCGCCGTTGGGGATTCTCTCGCTCCGCCACACTTTGTTCTGAAAATAGGGGGCAAGAAGAAGGTAGTGGAGATTCCCCTTGCGAAGTTCAGGGAGAGCCTCAAGCTTCTCTGGGCCAAGAAGGGTGCCAGTGAGGCGATAGTGGCCTACAAAGAGCTCGTGAAGAAGTACTACCTCGGGGAGAGGATAGACGGGAAGTCCGTGACCCTCAAGGACATCGAGAGGGCCAAGTGGGGTGCCCTTCAGGAGTTCCTTGAGAGGGCCCTTGAGGAGGAGTTAAAGGCCAAGGAGAAGAAGGAGGTTAAATTACTCCTTGAGGCAGTGAAGAACGAAGACTTCTCGGCCCTTGAGAAGCCCCCATTCATATGGGAGCTCGACTTCCCTGATGTGATGCTCGAGAAGAGGGGCTTCGACATCGTGATAGCTAATCCACCATACGTGAGGCAGGAGAAGATCTATCCCGAGTACTACGATTTGGCCGAGTTCCAGATGCTACCAAAGAAGGAGCAGGAGAAACTCAAAAAGGACTACAAGAACAAGATAAAAGCCCACATGGAGACCATACTGAAGGAGAAGTTCCTTTATCCTGGGGATCCCTCATTGCCTGGCAGGAGCGACCTCTACGCGTACTTCTTCATCCAATCGGTCAACCTGCTGAACCCTAACGGCTCGCTGGTCTTCATCACCTCGAACTCGTGGCTCGATGTTGACTTCGGAAAAGCTTTGCAGGAGTTCTTCATCAGGGCTACTTATCTGAAGGCCGTTATTGACTACACGAAGAGGAGCTTCGAACAGGCCGATGTCAACACCGTGATAACCGTCCTGACGAGAAAGCCCTCCAAGCTCTTCAACCTCATTGACGAGAAGTCCTTCACCAACTTCGTCCTGCTCAAAGTCGGCTTTGAGGGAGTGGACCGGAGGCTGGTAAGCAAAATCCTCGAGCCGCACTTTGACCAGAAGGGGATTGAAGTCTTTGGTGGCATTGTCCACAGTTACGAGGACGATGACGTCAGGGTGAGGAGCGTTAAAACGGTGGAACTGGCAAAGATGGGTGGCTTTAAGATTCAGCCCTTCCTTGTTGGAACCTACACCCTTCAGGGCGAATACAAAGGCATGAAGTGGGGCGGGATTCTAATTAGAGCCCCAAGGATATTCTATGTGATCCTTGATAAAGGCAGGGGGAAGCTGGTAAAGCTTGGGGAGATTGCTGAGATTAAATATGGGATCAAAACAGGAATTAATGATTTCTTCTATGTCGAGCCCATAAAGGATCCTGTAAAGTTCCCTAAATGCTCTATTTGTGGGAAGACTCATGAAGATGACCCACTGTTAGTGCCAGTCAAAAATCCGAGAGGGTGGGAAGGATACATAGAGAAGGAATTTCTCGTACCTGTGCTAAAGAGTCCCCGTGAAATCAAAAAACTAGCCGTGGAACCATCCACGTTGTCAACTAGATTGTTCCTGTGTCCCAAATCAAAAGAAGAATTGAAGTTAGAAGGAAAGGTTCATGCTCTTTCATACATAGAATGGGGAGAAAAACAAACAAGTAAGGGGCATCAAGGAAAGCAGGCTAAAGGAGTTCCATTTCCACAGATTTCCTCAGTACAAGGCAGAAGATATTGGTATGATGCAAGCAACTCAATTAAATACTTTGACTTTGTATGCAATAGATTTTTTAATGATAGATTTTTCTTTGCATATTTTACGGAGAGAATTCCAATTGATCAGACATTCTATGGGGCGGTGGTTAAAGGGAGGGAAAAAAATCCTGATGATTTTCTATTCCAGATTGCACTATTGAATTCCACAGTAGAAGTTCTCATAGCTAGTTTCTTTGGTAGGACAGGGCTGGGAGAGGGAGTTCTGCAATATGCCCTTTATGAAATGGAGGATCTGATTTCCCTCAACGCAACTGAAATGAAATTATCCCCTTCTCAGAAACACATAGTTATCCAAGCCTTCGAACAAATGGCTAACCGTCCAATCAAGTCCATCTTCGAGGAGCTCGGCCTTCCGAAGCCCAACCGCGACTTGAGCAACATCAACCCCGAGGACGTCTCCCTCGACAAGGTTCTCCCTGACAGGCGCGAGCTTGACAGGGTCATCTTCGAGGCATTGGGATTAACGGAGGAGGAGCAGCTTGAGGTCTACAAAGCCGTTGTGGAGCTCGTGAAGGCGAGGCTGGTGAAGGCGAAGACGTTTTCGAAGAAGAAGGGGAAGAGGTGA